In the Chroococcidiopsis sp. SAG 2025 genome, one interval contains:
- a CDS encoding low specificity L-threonine aldolase, whose amino-acid sequence MVNNPEQFASDNYSGICPEALEYMLKANAGSSPAYGNDEWTQKASDYFRQIFETDCEVFFVFNGTAANSLSLAALCQSYHSVICHEVAHIETDECGAPEFASNGSKLLLARGEMGKLNPASVEAIVSKRADIHFPKPKVVSLTQATELGTLYSIDELLAIKEVAQKYDLKIHMDGARFANSVVAMNKTPAEITWKSGVDVLCFCGTKNGTAMGEAIIFFNKDLAEDFAYRCKQAGQLASKMRFISAPWLGLLETGAWLKNARHANECAAYLENQLLNIEGVEILFPRQVNGVFVQLSEHTINQLRAKNWQFYTFIGAGGVRFMCSWGTTKERIDELIVDIKTSIA is encoded by the coding sequence ATGGTAAACAATCCAGAACAATTTGCCAGCGATAACTACTCTGGAATTTGTCCAGAAGCTTTAGAATATATGCTCAAAGCTAATGCAGGGAGTTCGCCTGCATATGGTAACGATGAATGGACGCAAAAAGCTTCCGATTATTTTCGGCAAATTTTTGAAACTGACTGCGAAGTATTTTTTGTTTTTAACGGTACAGCCGCTAATTCACTCTCTCTAGCTGCACTCTGCCAATCTTATCACAGTGTTATTTGTCACGAAGTCGCACATATTGAAACTGATGAATGCGGTGCGCCAGAATTTGCTTCCAATGGTTCCAAATTACTCCTAGCTAGAGGCGAAATGGGGAAGCTAAATCCAGCGTCAGTAGAAGCAATTGTGAGTAAACGTGCGGATATCCACTTTCCCAAACCTAAAGTTGTCAGCTTGACACAAGCTACAGAATTAGGAACTTTATATTCTATTGACGAACTTTTAGCCATTAAAGAAGTTGCTCAGAAATACGACTTAAAAATTCATATGGATGGCGCACGCTTTGCTAATTCTGTCGTCGCAATGAATAAAACTCCAGCCGAAATTACCTGGAAAAGTGGCGTTGATGTCTTGTGTTTTTGTGGAACAAAGAACGGTACAGCAATGGGTGAGGCAATTATCTTCTTTAATAAGGACTTAGCAGAAGATTTTGCCTATCGCTGCAAGCAAGCAGGACAATTAGCATCGAAAATGCGATTTATTTCTGCACCTTGGCTGGGTTTGTTAGAGACAGGCGCTTGGTTAAAGAATGCACGTCATGCTAATGAGTGTGCGGCATATTTAGAAAATCAACTTTTAAATATTGAAGGTGTAGAAATTCTATTTCCCAGGCAAGTCAATGGTGTGTTCGTACAGCTATCAGAACATACCATTAATCAATTACGTGCTAAAAACTGGCAGTTCTACACTTTTATTGGTGCTGGTGGTGTAAGATTTATGTGTTCCTGGGGAACGACAAAAGAAAGAATCGATGAGTTGATTGTAGATATTAAAACATCGATCGCCTGA
- a CDS encoding fasciclin domain-containing protein, translating into MADIVDIAVGAGSFNTLVAAVQAAGLVDTLKSPGPFTVFAPNDEAFAQLPPGTIQTLLQNIPQLARILTFHVVSGKLMQADLAKVDSVISVEGSPIPINCTDGFEVKNATVLAPDIEADNGVIHVINRVILMG; encoded by the coding sequence ATGGCTGACATTGTCGATATTGCTGTTGGTGCGGGTTCTTTCAATACTTTAGTAGCGGCAGTACAGGCAGCAGGGTTAGTAGACACCCTCAAAAGTCCTGGTCCCTTTACGGTGTTTGCACCTAACGACGAAGCATTTGCACAACTACCACCTGGAACTATTCAAACCTTACTACAAAACATTCCTCAATTAGCAAGAATTTTAACTTTCCATGTTGTTTCTGGTAAGTTGATGCAAGCTGACTTAGCAAAAGTCGATTCTGTCATTTCGGTAGAAGGTTCGCCAATTCCAATTAATTGTACGGATGGCTTTGAAGTCAAAAATGCCACAGTATTAGCACCAGATATTGAAGCTGATAATGGCGTGATTCACGTAATTAACCGCGTGATTTTAATGGGATAA
- a CDS encoding metal ABC transporter permease → MLEALIESLQYGFMQRSLVVAILVGLLCAVVGSYLMVQRLALLGDAISHSVLPGLAIAFLVGANIFVGAFIAGVISTLLIAWIRTRSPIKEDAAMGIVFSAFFALGITLITTIQKQNKIDLNHFLFGNILGVTFDDVRDTAIIATVVLIVVFLLYKELLFYTFDPLGAQAAGLPVNQLNFGLMLLIALTIVASMKAVGVILVLSLLITPGATAYLLVTRLHQVMILGAAIGIVSSISGMYLSYFFNLPSGPAIVLVVSGLFALAFLFSPNYGVFMRWRQVKDKQLSH, encoded by the coding sequence ATGCTTGAGGCACTGATTGAGTCGTTGCAGTATGGGTTCATGCAGCGATCGCTTGTCGTCGCGATTCTTGTCGGTTTGTTATGCGCTGTCGTCGGCAGTTACTTGATGGTACAACGGCTAGCATTGCTAGGAGATGCGATTAGTCACTCTGTACTACCAGGACTCGCGATCGCCTTTTTAGTTGGGGCAAATATTTTTGTTGGTGCATTTATTGCTGGGGTAATTAGTACGCTGCTAATCGCTTGGATACGCACGCGATCGCCGATCAAAGAAGATGCAGCGATGGGTATCGTTTTTTCAGCTTTTTTTGCACTAGGAATTACCTTAATTACAACAATTCAGAAGCAGAATAAAATCGATCTGAATCACTTTTTATTTGGCAACATTCTCGGCGTAACTTTTGATGATGTCCGCGACACGGCAATTATTGCCACTGTAGTATTAATTGTTGTTTTCCTCTTATACAAAGAACTCCTATTTTACACTTTCGATCCGCTAGGCGCTCAAGCTGCTGGCTTACCAGTGAATCAGCTGAATTTTGGCTTAATGTTGTTGATTGCTTTAACAATTGTTGCCAGCATGAAAGCAGTAGGCGTGATTTTAGTATTATCCCTCCTTATTACACCTGGGGCAACAGCTTATTTACTAGTCACTCGCTTGCATCAAGTGATGATTTTAGGTGCGGCGATTGGGATTGTTTCTAGTATTAGCGGCATGTATCTCAGTTACTTTTTTAACTTACCATCCGGTCCCGCGATCGTCCTAGTTGTTTCGGGATTATTTGCCTTAGCTTTTTTATTCAGTCCTAACTACGGCGTTTTCATGCGCTGGCGACAAGTGAAAGATAAACAACTGAGTCATTAG
- a CDS encoding metal ABC transporter ATP-binding protein — translation MDINIASAANINISHLGVQYRTQEALRDVNCTVRPGRLTGVFGPNGAGKSTLIKAMLGLVPLSSGNVLYQGKPLVQQLEKVAYVPQRSQIDWTYPATVWDVVMMGRVKKTGLFQRFSTVSRKVAQSALERVGMDAYKNRPIGQLSGGQQQRVFLARALTQEAEIFCFDEPLVGIDQKTQTVIFDVFHELAQAGKIVLVVNHDLGESIQHFDDLILLNREIIATGDRVSVLTEDNLYRAYSGKVMYFSGAAA, via the coding sequence ATGGATATAAATATCGCCAGCGCCGCAAATATTAATATCAGCCATTTAGGGGTGCAGTACCGCACGCAGGAAGCACTACGCGATGTTAACTGTACGGTGCGACCTGGAAGGCTGACCGGAGTTTTTGGTCCCAATGGTGCGGGTAAAAGTACTTTAATCAAAGCAATGTTGGGACTGGTTCCTCTGTCTAGCGGTAACGTACTTTACCAGGGCAAGCCTTTGGTGCAGCAGTTGGAAAAAGTTGCATACGTTCCCCAGCGATCGCAGATTGACTGGACTTATCCTGCTACGGTGTGGGATGTCGTGATGATGGGCAGAGTCAAGAAAACGGGTTTATTTCAGCGTTTCTCTACTGTCAGTCGCAAAGTCGCCCAGTCTGCATTAGAACGGGTGGGAATGGACGCATATAAAAATCGCCCCATCGGACAGCTATCGGGAGGACAGCAGCAACGGGTATTTTTAGCACGGGCTTTGACTCAAGAAGCAGAAATTTTTTGCTTTGACGAACCATTGGTAGGAATCGACCAAAAAACCCAAACTGTTATTTTTGATGTTTTCCACGAACTAGCCCAAGCTGGAAAAATCGTATTAGTTGTGAATCACGACTTGGGAGAATCGATTCAGCACTTTGACGATTTGATTCTGCTCAATCGCGAGATAATTGCTACAGGCGATCGCGTTTCAGTGTTAACTGAAGATAATCTTTATCGTGCCTACAGTGGTAAGGTAATGTATTTTAGTGGAGCTGCTGCTTAA
- a CDS encoding metal ABC transporter substrate-binding protein: protein MISGNDVKGSREQGAGSRERRGLRGTRETRGNSGTPRPKGVRTRGRRETREKNYLRLTTYDLRFLLCLLPLALLSSCTQPDASRTSPGTEKPQVVATSTIINDLTERVAGEEIQLRGILKPGDDPHVYEPVPADSQALEDADLILYNGYNLEPGLIKLMNAAGLKGRKLAVGEVVKPLQLDKGKGEIVPDPHVWGDVENSIQMVNRIRDALIELSPEDKETFTQNATQLIAQLQELDTWMTQQIQTIPAERRKLVTTHDAFQYFGRAYGIAIAGTLIGISTEEQPSAQTIQKLVEAVKKAGVPAIFAETTINPALITTVAQEAGVKLAPRQLYSDSIGAAGSNGDSYIKMMVANTQTIVEALGGKYQPFEGVK from the coding sequence ATGATAAGCGGGAATGATGTTAAAGGGAGCAGGGAGCAGGGAGCAGGGAGTAGGGAGAGAAGAGGTCTGAGAGGAACAAGGGAGACAAGGGGGAACTCGGGGACCCCACGACCGAAGGGAGTGAGGACTAGGGGGCGAAGGGAGACAAGGGAGAAAAACTACTTACGACTTACGACTTATGACTTACGATTTCTCCTTTGTTTGTTGCCTCTTGCACTTTTATCTAGTTGTACTCAACCAGATGCAAGCCGCACCTCTCCGGGGACAGAAAAGCCGCAAGTGGTGGCGACTAGCACCATCATTAACGACTTGACAGAACGGGTAGCAGGAGAAGAAATTCAACTGCGGGGAATTTTGAAGCCAGGGGACGATCCCCACGTTTACGAACCAGTCCCAGCCGATAGTCAGGCATTGGAAGATGCGGACTTGATTTTGTATAACGGCTACAATTTGGAGCCAGGACTAATTAAGCTGATGAATGCAGCAGGATTGAAAGGGCGTAAATTAGCTGTGGGGGAAGTTGTGAAACCTTTACAGCTAGACAAAGGCAAAGGAGAAATCGTCCCCGATCCTCATGTTTGGGGCGATGTAGAAAATTCGATTCAAATGGTGAACCGAATTCGCGACGCTTTGATTGAATTGTCACCGGAAGATAAAGAGACATTTACTCAAAATGCCACACAACTGATTGCCCAGTTGCAGGAATTAGATACTTGGATGACTCAGCAAATTCAAACCATTCCCGCAGAACGACGAAAATTAGTTACAACGCACGATGCATTTCAATACTTCGGTCGCGCCTATGGAATTGCGATCGCCGGGACTCTAATTGGGATCAGTACGGAAGAACAACCCAGCGCCCAAACTATCCAAAAATTAGTCGAAGCTGTGAAAAAAGCTGGAGTTCCTGCCATTTTTGCCGAGACCACAATTAACCCTGCTTTAATTACTACTGTTGCTCAGGAGGCGGGAGTCAAATTAGCGCCGCGCCAACTCTACTCTGACTCGATCGGCGCTGCTGGTAGTAATGGAGATTCGTATATCAAAATGATGGTAGCAAATACGCAAACGATTGTAGAAGCACTGGGAGGAAAATATCAGCCATTTGAAGGGGTTAAGTAA
- a CDS encoding urease accessory protein UreD, with amino-acid sequence MHQEKTIPSSWHGNLDIVYALRNGKTQPITDRVQAPLKVQRPFYPEKDICHTAILHTAGGIVGGDRLSINLQLQPRSQALVTTTAASKIYRSNGLLARQTVEIQIDAGACLEWLPQETIVFNGANYRQDLRVELASGASWLGWEITRFGRSARGEKFFQGEWRSHTEVWQQGQPLWIDRQWLPGEETILNSPHGLAGHSIVASLIWIGCEVSPELVEKCRDVTCNVCTSLPTTNSGVTRLPQGLLCRYRGSSSIEVRNWFTSVWQLLRLSLLDRSSCLPRVWQQ; translated from the coding sequence GTGCATCAAGAAAAAACTATTCCTTCTAGCTGGCATGGCAATTTAGATATTGTTTATGCTCTGCGCAACGGTAAGACACAACCAATAACCGATCGCGTTCAAGCACCGTTAAAAGTGCAGCGTCCGTTTTACCCAGAAAAAGACATATGCCATACTGCTATCTTGCATACGGCTGGGGGAATTGTGGGGGGCGATCGCCTTTCAATCAACCTGCAACTCCAACCGCGATCGCAAGCTTTAGTTACGACAACAGCCGCGAGTAAAATTTATCGCAGCAACGGTTTACTAGCTAGACAAACAGTCGAGATTCAGATCGATGCAGGTGCATGTTTGGAGTGGTTGCCTCAAGAAACAATCGTCTTTAACGGGGCAAATTATCGCCAAGACTTGCGCGTAGAATTAGCTTCAGGTGCTAGCTGGTTGGGATGGGAAATTACCAGATTTGGACGCAGTGCTAGAGGAGAAAAATTTTTCCAAGGAGAATGGCGATCGCACACCGAAGTCTGGCAACAAGGACAGCCTTTGTGGATCGATCGGCAATGGTTGCCAGGAGAAGAAACGATTCTCAACAGTCCTCATGGCTTAGCCGGACATTCAATCGTCGCCAGCCTTATCTGGATCGGATGCGAAGTCTCACCAGAATTAGTAGAAAAGTGTAGAGACGTTACATGTAACGTCTGTACAAGCTTACCAACAACCAATTCTGGAGTCACTCGCCTCCCACAAGGATTATTGTGTCGCTACCGTGGCTCTAGTTCGATCGAAGTGCGAAACTGGTTTACATCTGTGTGGCAGTTACTACGCTTATCATTATTAGACAGGTCTAGCTGTTTACCTAGAGTTTGGCAACAATAA
- the ureA gene encoding urease subunit gamma has protein sequence MQLTPQEKDKLLIFTAALVAERRKTRGLKLNYPEAVAYISAAILEGAREGRTVADLMSFGATLLMRDEVMEGVPEMLNEVQVEATFPDGTKLITVHNPIR, from the coding sequence ATGCAACTTACGCCGCAGGAAAAGGATAAACTACTCATCTTCACCGCTGCTTTGGTAGCAGAACGCCGTAAAACTAGAGGACTAAAGCTAAACTATCCAGAGGCAGTGGCGTATATTTCTGCCGCCATTCTGGAAGGGGCGCGAGAAGGGCGTACCGTCGCCGATTTGATGAGTTTTGGCGCAACTCTCCTGATGCGAGATGAAGTCATGGAGGGAGTACCGGAAATGTTAAATGAAGTCCAGGTAGAAGCAACATTTCCTGATGGGACAAAACTAATTACCGTCCATAATCCGATTCGTTAG
- a CDS encoding class I SAM-dependent methyltransferase produces MILRPHDRIKLDDTNDQQFYSFPRFVTHVDDNFIQQLTQLYRERLKPQTRIFDMMSSWVSHLPEEMEFAHVEGHGMNEEELARNPQLHHYFVQNLNQNPKFPLPDQDFDAVLNTVSIQYLQYPEAVFNEIHRILKPGGIVIISFSNRMFYQKAIQAWRDGTESSRVELVKQYFRAVPGFSEPEVIAHQSGTNNFIQWLGVGAKDPFYAVIAQRR; encoded by the coding sequence ATGATTTTGCGCCCTCACGACCGGATCAAGTTAGACGATACTAACGACCAGCAGTTCTATTCCTTTCCGCGATTTGTCACCCATGTAGACGATAATTTCATTCAACAGCTGACTCAGCTTTATCGGGAACGCCTCAAACCCCAGACTCGAATTTTTGACATGATGAGTAGCTGGGTGTCTCACCTCCCAGAGGAAATGGAATTTGCTCATGTCGAAGGACACGGGATGAATGAAGAGGAACTAGCCCGTAATCCTCAGTTGCATCATTATTTCGTGCAAAATCTGAATCAGAATCCTAAATTTCCGCTACCAGACCAAGATTTCGACGCAGTTTTGAATACTGTTTCGATACAATACTTGCAGTATCCAGAAGCAGTGTTTAACGAGATTCATCGGATTCTGAAACCGGGCGGAATTGTTATCATCAGCTTTTCCAACCGCATGTTTTACCAAAAAGCAATTCAGGCTTGGCGTGATGGGACAGAATCGAGTCGGGTAGAATTAGTCAAACAGTATTTTCGAGCTGTGCCAGGATTCTCCGAACCCGAAGTTATTGCACATCAGTCCGGCACCAATAATTTCATTCAGTGGTTGGGTGTCGGCGCGAAAGATCCGTTTTATGCTGTCATTGCTCAGCGCAGATAA